The proteins below are encoded in one region of Sporosarcina sp. FSL K6-1508:
- a CDS encoding serine hydrolase gives MVKREMRKLVAFLLVPLLLIMTWGTVPVYAESALGIHVDGAILIDADSGKILYEENADTPLGIASMTKMMTEYILFEAIKEGKISWDQEYKVNDYTYAVSQDRRLSNVPLRRDGTYTIRELYEALAIYSANAATIAIAETIAGTETEFLKLMNSKAEELGLKDYKFVNSTGLNNGDLQGMHPQGTGPQDENVMPAKSVAKLAYHLLHDYPEVLETTKINTKVFREGTTDRTVMKNWNFMLPGFVYEYEGVDGLKTGTTDFAGHCFTGTATRDGKRVIAVVMKAVDAKGVGSYKARFDATRALFDYGFGQFSEVEFVPAGYQFKGSKTLDVTKGKAKNVAVEVKEPIRMMVKTSEKDLYVPELVLDESKVKEGALQAPIKKDTVVGHVNLVKTEGTDYGFIDSDNPGTEVVTKDAVEKAGWFSLTMSAIGAFFASIWSSATGFVKGLFK, from the coding sequence ATGGTGAAGCGAGAGATGAGAAAATTGGTGGCATTCCTGTTAGTGCCGTTATTATTAATAATGACATGGGGCACGGTTCCGGTTTACGCCGAATCAGCACTAGGCATCCATGTTGACGGAGCGATTTTAATTGACGCGGATAGCGGAAAAATACTATATGAAGAAAATGCAGATACGCCTCTAGGTATTGCTAGTATGACAAAAATGATGACTGAATATATTCTTTTTGAAGCAATTAAAGAAGGTAAAATAAGCTGGGATCAGGAATATAAAGTGAACGACTATACATATGCCGTTTCACAAGACCGTCGTCTCAGTAATGTTCCTCTGCGAAGAGATGGAACGTATACAATACGTGAGTTGTATGAAGCATTAGCAATCTATTCTGCAAATGCAGCGACAATTGCAATTGCAGAAACGATAGCAGGAACGGAAACAGAGTTTCTGAAACTGATGAATTCGAAAGCGGAAGAACTGGGCTTAAAAGATTATAAATTTGTCAATTCAACGGGCTTGAATAATGGTGATCTTCAAGGGATGCATCCACAAGGGACAGGTCCTCAGGATGAAAACGTTATGCCTGCGAAATCGGTTGCAAAGCTTGCATACCATTTACTGCACGATTATCCTGAAGTGTTAGAAACGACAAAAATCAATACAAAAGTTTTCCGTGAAGGAACAACTGATCGAACTGTGATGAAAAACTGGAACTTCATGCTTCCAGGATTTGTTTATGAATACGAAGGTGTTGATGGTCTGAAGACAGGTACGACTGACTTTGCGGGGCACTGCTTCACAGGGACAGCCACAAGGGACGGTAAACGGGTGATTGCTGTTGTTATGAAAGCGGTTGATGCAAAAGGAGTAGGGTCATACAAAGCACGATTCGATGCGACACGTGCTCTGTTCGATTACGGTTTTGGTCAATTTTCGGAAGTAGAGTTCGTTCCGGCCGGCTATCAGTTTAAAGGTTCTAAAACACTTGACGTTACTAAAGGAAAAGCGAAAAATGTTGCCGTGGAAGTGAAGGAACCGATTCGCATGATGGTGAAAACAAGTGAAAAAGATTTATATGTACCTGAACTTGTACTTGATGAATCAAAAGTAAAAGAAGGTGCACTACAAGCACCAATTAAAAAAGACACTGTTGTGGGGCATGTGAATCTCGTGAAAACGGAAGGAACTGATTACGGTTTCATTGATTCCGATAATCCGGGAACTGAGGTTGTTACGAAAGATGCAGTCGAGAAGGCAGGCTGGTTTTCACTTACAATGAGTGCGATTGGCGCCTTCTTTGCAAGCATCTGGAGTAGTGCAACAGGGTTTGTAAAAGGTCTATTTAAATAA
- the guaB gene encoding IMP dehydrogenase, with protein MWETKFTREGLTFDDVLLIPGPSEVLPKDVSLSVELTNKIKLNIPVISAGMDTVTESKMAISMARQGGLGIIHKNMSIEEQAEQVVTVKRSENGVITNPFFLSPEHQVFDAEHLMSKYRISGVPIVNNTEELKLVGILTNRDLRFIQDYSLVIDDVMTKENLVTAPVGTTLEDAEKILQKYKIEKLPIVDEKGILKGLITIKDIEKVIEFPNAAKDKQGRLLVGAAVGVTTDTMVRVEKLVNAEVDVVVIDTAHGHSKGVLDVVAQIRRQFPDLEIIAGNIATAEGARALFEAGADVVKVGIGPGSICTTRVVAGVGVPQITAVYECASEARKVGKTIIADGGIKYSGDIVKALAAGGHAVMLGSLLAGTTESPGETEIFQGRRFKVYRGMGSIAAMERGSKDRYFQEDAKKLVPEGIEGRMPYKGSLSDTIHQLIGGVRAGMGYCGTKDLRDLREKAQFIRMTGAGLRESHPHQVQITKEAPNYTLS; from the coding sequence ATGTGGGAAACAAAATTTACGCGTGAAGGGCTTACATTTGATGATGTGTTGCTAATACCGGGACCATCTGAAGTATTGCCCAAAGATGTATCGCTCTCTGTCGAACTGACAAATAAGATAAAATTAAACATCCCCGTTATTAGCGCCGGAATGGATACGGTTACTGAATCGAAGATGGCAATTTCTATGGCGCGTCAAGGTGGACTTGGTATTATCCATAAGAATATGAGCATCGAAGAACAAGCTGAACAGGTTGTTACTGTAAAACGTTCAGAAAATGGCGTTATTACAAATCCATTTTTCCTGTCACCTGAGCATCAGGTTTTCGACGCTGAGCATCTAATGAGTAAATACCGTATTTCTGGCGTTCCAATTGTTAATAATACTGAAGAATTAAAGCTGGTAGGTATTCTGACAAACCGTGATCTTCGCTTCATTCAAGATTATTCACTTGTTATTGATGATGTCATGACGAAAGAGAATCTTGTAACGGCGCCGGTTGGTACAACATTGGAAGATGCAGAGAAAATCTTACAAAAGTATAAAATTGAAAAGCTTCCGATCGTCGATGAGAAGGGAATCCTTAAAGGGTTGATCACAATTAAGGATATTGAAAAAGTAATCGAGTTTCCAAATGCCGCAAAAGATAAACAAGGTCGTTTGCTTGTAGGCGCAGCGGTTGGTGTTACGACAGATACGATGGTACGCGTAGAGAAACTTGTAAATGCTGAAGTCGATGTTGTTGTCATCGATACGGCACATGGCCATTCTAAAGGTGTTCTGGATGTGGTTGCTCAGATTAGACGCCAGTTCCCGGATCTTGAAATCATTGCAGGCAATATTGCGACTGCAGAAGGTGCGCGTGCGCTCTTTGAAGCGGGTGCAGATGTCGTCAAAGTCGGCATAGGACCTGGCTCAATCTGTACGACGCGTGTGGTTGCAGGTGTGGGTGTTCCACAAATTACAGCGGTCTACGAATGTGCTTCAGAAGCACGTAAGGTAGGCAAAACAATTATTGCTGACGGTGGTATTAAGTACTCCGGTGATATTGTCAAAGCGCTTGCCGCCGGTGGGCATGCTGTTATGCTAGGAAGTCTTCTTGCGGGTACAACGGAAAGTCCGGGAGAAACTGAAATATTCCAAGGACGGCGTTTTAAAGTTTACCGTGGTATGGGATCAATTGCTGCGATGGAGCGCGGTTCGAAAGACCGTTATTTCCAAGAGGACGCGAAAAAGCTTGTACCTGAAGGAATCGAAGGGCGTATGCCTTACAAAGGGTCTTTGTCGGACACGATTCATCAGTTAATCGGCGGTGTTCGTGCAGGTATGGGTTATTGTGGTACAAAGGACTTGCGTGATTTGCGTGAGAAAGCACAGTTTATCCGCATGACGGGTGCAGGATTGCGTGAAAGTCATCCACATCAAGTACAAATTACAAAAGAAGCGCCGAATTATACACTTTCATAA
- a CDS encoding glutathione peroxidase, with the protein MKTIYEFSVKKPNGDVQSMEDYKGKPLIIVNTASKCGFTSQFKELQELYEEHKNQGLVILGFPSDNFNNQEFNDIEKTMEFCEVNYGVTFPMFAKVNVKGDQAEPLFTFLTSQKKGILTEGIKWNFTKFLIDREGQVVERFAPQTSPLKMKNSINQVVQ; encoded by the coding sequence ATGAAGACTATTTATGAGTTTTCGGTCAAAAAACCGAACGGTGACGTCCAATCAATGGAAGACTACAAAGGAAAGCCTTTAATTATAGTGAATACGGCAAGTAAATGCGGTTTTACCAGCCAGTTCAAGGAATTGCAGGAACTATATGAAGAACATAAAAATCAAGGGCTCGTTATTCTGGGCTTTCCTTCGGACAATTTCAATAATCAAGAGTTTAATGATATTGAGAAGACGATGGAATTCTGTGAAGTCAATTACGGTGTAACCTTTCCGATGTTTGCAAAAGTCAACGTGAAGGGTGACCAAGCAGAACCACTTTTCACATTTCTAACTTCCCAAAAAAAGGGGATACTGACAGAGGGGATCAAGTGGAACTTTACGAAGTTTTTAATTGATCGCGAAGGACAAGTTGTCGAACGGTTTGCACCACAAACTTCACCTCTTAAAATGAAGAATTCAATAAATCAAGTTGTTCAGTGA